A region of the Arachis hypogaea cultivar Tifrunner chromosome 15, arahy.Tifrunner.gnm2.J5K5, whole genome shotgun sequence genome:
tttatatttaaaaaattaaaatttaaatagatatttaaatatatttcagttttattatatatctaaatttgaatttaaatatattttaaatttaaatatatatttaaatctgACTTTAGATATATTctgattttaattaaatatttaaacttgaatttaaattataaaaatacatatttataattttaatttaaatatatttcggttttaattatatatttaaatttaaatttaaatatatttaaatatatatttataatttaaatttagatataaattaaacattttttgaatttaactatatatttaagtttgaatttaaatatatttttaatttaaatatatatttagaaCTGAAAATAtgtttaattgttaatttaatatatatttgaatctgaatttaaatatatatttaattttgaattcaaacgtttttgaatttaaatatatatttaaatctgaatctaaatatattttaaagttaaatatattttaaatatgttaaatatattttatatttttataaatatttaaatatattaaatttaaatgaaatataaatatttaaatttgaatttaatttaaatatcaattttaaaattcagatttaatttaaatatattaaatatattttatataatatacatTGATGAAGTATATTAAATatgttttatagaaaatattatttagtaTGTATAGTAGGTCTTTGCTAAATATGTTTCGAatatatcaaattttaataagTAAGTAGTAAggattagaaaattttaatttataaaatattccaAACATATTTATTAATGTGAGagatatattaaataaagattatataatatgtctttttaaaaataaatataaaatatggtTCGTAATATTATATATCTTAAAAATTACATTGTTAAATCTTTAGTCGTCCATCATATGTaattacttttttgtttttgttcattatttattattattattattattattattattattattcaatttgtTTCAGAATTCAAAAAGTTTGAGATTAAAATATCTCCACCAAAATGTGTATGATCCCCAAATTGAAATTGAGTTATGTGACAGTAGATTTTATCACATATCTCAAATACTTGAAAAACTCACTTTATACGACGTACTTATCAATGCTTTGATTGAGCGGTGGCACCAAAAAAATCATACATTATACCTTTTACACGGTGAATGCACAATTACCTTAAAAGATGTTACAATAATTTTTGGACTCCTGATAAATAGTTTATCGGTGTTAGGATTTACATATCGCAGCAGTAGTAGCtttaaaaatgaattcatgataTAATTTGTAATAGCAGTGACTAAATGAAACCACTAAACACTAAAACAGGGTTTCTATAAAGAATATTTACGAGTCTCTTTAATATTTGTTATCAATACATTGACAAAGTATACTCTTAAATTCTTCATATATTATTACAATCTATGTAGTTTTTATAATACTCTAGGTATAATATTTTAATCAAAAAATGACAATATGTAGTTTATCTGTTTATGTATTTACAATATGCGGTCTGTGTTTTCACAATATGCAATCTGTATATTGTgactttaatatttaaataatacaacacacaatttatatatatttaaaaacaaaatccGCCCCCTATGTATTGTTGttgatgattaaaaaaaattctgcTCTGACAATTCGCCCGTGCAAATTCTACGAGTCTCAAAATTTCGCAAAATACTGTAATTTCCAATATTAAAGCATTACACCAAACCTTTTTTCAATATCTAACAAAATAACccaaaaatttatcatttttcaattaaaaaaaaaaacattttctttgttttcttgtgcACGATAAAAACCATTATAGAATATTCTGAAACCAATAATACATGTAAGAAAATAAAAGCGTATTGAACAAGATCCAGATCATAATGGAATCTatttctatctatctatctatctatctatctatctatctatctatctatctatcatgATTCATTATTCATTATATACACGTTCATGAATCATGCTTGAGACACACGATCCTGCTTGGCGCTAACTGCTAACTGCTTCGCACGATTTCCGATCAAATCAAAACAAGCAACGACCACCTCGTTTAATTTCTCCTTTGGGACTCTCACTGACATACAAACACTCTTCACAAACCACACTCTCTCCCTCCAAATCCAAATTCGAAACCCTAACGATTGGATCAGATCAAAAGAAAATGGGTTCGAGGGGGGTGCCGAAGATGGGTTCGTTCCATTACAGCTTCAGGGAGAAGAAGGAGAGGCTGCTGTCGTCGAGGAACGTGTATGGCTATTCACAGATTGGGGACCCGCTGGTGGAATCCGACGAGGAGGAGGAGCGGGGGACGGGGAGGTGGTGGTGGAGGCGGTGCTCGGACGGGATCGTGGAGGGGTGGAAGATGGCGAAGCAGGTGGCGGCGAGGGCGTGGGAGATGGGGTGTTCGGATCCAAGGAAGTTTATATTCTCCGCGAAGATGGGACTGGCTTTGGTTCTAATATCGCTCCTCATATTTCTGAAGGAACCATTTGAAAGTGTTAGTCGCTACTCCGTTTGGGCCATTCTCACCGTCGTTGTTGTCTTCGAATTCAGCATTGGTGACGTTTTCTTTACCCTTCCTTCTTCTTCTAACATGCAATCAATTTAGCCAATAGTGAAAGCTGAAAACTCATGTGCATGTGTATGTGTTCAGGTAAAATTGTTATTCTAGAATTTgctaaataatttgatatattactattaattttaGGAAAAGTTAGGACCAccaatttttgtgttttctgatccgcacttaaccatcaaaataaaagtgagtgatTTTTTACCATTAAAtgtaatttcacaccattaaaaatactattgatggccaattgatgatTATAAAACACTAAAATTGCTGGCCCTAACATTCCTCTTAATTTTACAAGAAGtcaatttttttggtgacttacaaGAAGACAATTATAAACGTAGAAGTTTGCCTGCAGTTATATTTAAGtaaagttataaatatttttttaaataatttaattagattattatttaataaattttaattattagctgcacataaatttttattttataaaattataaaatattattatattataaaatttatgtaTACTTATAAAAATTGATCAAATATAAAagaatttagtatttaaattggaatttaattttaatgtctagttcaatagaaaataattttatatgatatttaattatataacagtaaaaaattttttttttttatattgacttcataattagttattaaaaataacatatgtGATTGTACTACTGCTCAAGATATTTTACATCAAAGTTAAAATCTAATCAACTGACAATAAAAACTGTTCGATAGAAAATCTTTCAACAACGTAATGCTAAATAACACATTATTCCAATTTAATTTTCGTATAATGTGTGAAGAGAATTTATACAAACATCAACAGTTTAAATTGATTGAAGTTATCATATCAAAATTAAGCTCTTTTGTTATAAGTCTTGGTAGTTGACAATAAGTTTGGTCGGTGGGGCAGATGCCACTCGGTATCAAatgaaaataagattaaaattaaaaaagctaCAACTAACTTTTCATGGAACTTAAGTATACgcatttgataaaataaattaacagtATTAGTGTTGGGAATAATTAATCAAAGTGTCATGCTTTTTAGtgtattattcaaaataaattcatgaTAAATATGTCAAACTATTTTATCAAATGAGATTTTGACAAAAATGATTTTTTCTGGCATTTTTCTTTTGAGATAGCTTAAATGTACATGTCATAATAATTTGGTACTGGGGCCAGAATCACTGTTCATTAATAATGTGTTGGTTGATGGCCCATGAATtcatgattatttttttaaagattataaAAAAGAAACTCACATAAAATTGCCTTTAGTAAACATTGTGATCAACAGATTAAGTTGACATGGCTTTCTGGTCTAAATTTATGTTATTTAGAACTTTCATGGATTAGTTATTGCATAAATGCCCCTCCTTTTTAATGTTGTAGATGTTATGATTATTAACATATTTTACACCAGTCTATAAATTAAATTTCTCTGCTGCATATTCCAAATTCCGTACTTCTTCATTAAGCTAGGTTCAGAAATCATTGATTAAAGAATATGATTTGCTTAACAAGTTTGCATGCTCTTCTCTGCAGGTGCAACTCTTAGCAAAGGGCTTAACAGAGGACTTGGGACTTTGTCAGCTGGAGGACTTGCTTTGGGAATAGGAGAGTTAACAACATTGGGTGGTGACTGGCAAGTTCTTTATACTATTATCAGCATCTTCATTGCAGGTAAGATAATATTCCAATAATAGCTTCTATTTGCTTATGTTCTTGATTATCTTTGATGGTCATGAAATTATTTTTTCCAAAAACTTAAAGTTGACGGGAAGAGACACATGAATGATTACATTTATAACAGTCATTTCACGCCTCTTTTAGGTTTACGTGAATTTTTTTGCAtatgctttctttatttttttttgttggccTTATGTTGAAATTCTTTCTTTTGGGTGAACAAGAATCGAACTCTAGACTTTTAAGTCATAGAAGCTCTGATATTATGTCATGAAATTACTTTTCCAAAAGTTTAAGATGATAGAAAAAGGACATGTGAATGGTTATATTTCTAACACTAATGACATGATGTGTGATTGATATAGGATTTTGTGCTACCTATGCTAAACTATACCCGACATTGAAGGCTTATGAATATGGTTTCCGAGTGTTCTTGATCACATTTTGCTACATCATTGTATCCGGATATCGAACTGGAGAGTTTGTTCAGACGTCTATAAACAGGTTTCTGCTCATTGCGATTGGTGCTGCTGTATCTGTTGGAGTAAATGTATGTATATTTCCAATCTGGGCTGGTGAGGATCTGCATAATCTTGTGGGGAAGAATTTCATGGGGGTCGCGAAATCTTTGGAAGGTTCCTCTCTACAACATTTTCTTGATTTCACATTGAACTTTTCATTGCTACTACATAGGTTTGCTGCTTCATAATGTTATTTCTTGGGTTGAATAACTTTCTTTAGGCTTGTTTTTCAGGTGTTGTCAATAACTACCTTAATTGTGTTGAGTATGAGAGAATACCCTCAAAAATTCTTACCTACCAAGCTTCTGATGATCCGCTTTACAGCGGCTACAGATCGGCTGTTGAATCTTCGAGCCAAGAGGAAGCATTGGTATCACATTTACTTCAGTTTACCATCTCTGTTTAATCAAAGTATAATTGGTAATCTTCATGACTCATAGTAACATATTGTTGATTGAAGTTAGGTTTTGCTGTTTGGGAGCCACCTCATGGTCGCTACAGAATGTTTAAATATCCTTGGCATAATTATGTGAAAGTAGGTGGAGCATTAAGGCATTGTGCGTTTATGGTCATGGCTATGCATGGATGTATACTTTCTGAAATACAGGTACTTCTTAATTGCCAAATTCTGTTATAGAGCCTGTGAGTGTTCCCTTTATCTTTTAATGTTTCTTTTCTACAATTTTAATGCTCTTTCTTATTCATGATTTACTTCTTTCAGTTTAGGGTATGTTTGGTTGGACGTTGGAGTGTAATAATAGGCTGATAAT
Encoded here:
- the LOC112751140 gene encoding aluminum-activated malate transporter 9 translates to MGSRGVPKMGSFHYSFREKKERLLSSRNVYGYSQIGDPLVESDEEEERGTGRWWWRRCSDGIVEGWKMAKQVAARAWEMGCSDPRKFIFSAKMGLALVLISLLIFLKEPFESVSRYSVWAILTVVVVFEFSIGATLSKGLNRGLGTLSAGGLALGIGELTTLGGDWQVLYTIISIFIAGFCATYAKLYPTLKAYEYGFRVFLITFCYIIVSGYRTGEFVQTSINRFLLIAIGAAVSVGVNVCIFPIWAGEDLHNLVGKNFMGVAKSLEGVVNNYLNCVEYERIPSKILTYQASDDPLYSGYRSAVESSSQEEALLGFAVWEPPHGRYRMFKYPWHNYVKVGGALRHCAFMVMAMHGCILSEIQAPPEKRQVFQSELKKVGAEAAKVLRELGNKVQKMEKLGQDDILFEVHEAAEELQQKIDKKSFILVNSESWEIGNRPRPKGEQQDFSNMDDERRFLEYKSLSEAVLDLRSVNVPKNWDEQTAARPPGFVEENIYKKQPSWPAHISFKTDVVFKEEESRTYESASSLSLATFTSLLIEFVARLQNLVDSFEELGEKANFKDPLEQEHVRSGCWTRMFDCFRSKD